The Xyrauchen texanus isolate HMW12.3.18 chromosome 13, RBS_HiC_50CHRs, whole genome shotgun sequence genome contains the following window.
atatttgttaaaaaataaatcctaATTTCTGTACAATCAAACTGTTAGAGTGTGGGGCCAAAATCGGCCCCccaatacttttaaaataaaacattcaatagttatttttaaatacttatttattcaAACATAATGAAAATACAAGTGTTAAGCAAGACAAGTGGCAGAATCTTCAaagaaatttgtattatttaggggcctgggtagttcagtgagtaaagacgctgactaccacccctggagttcacgagtttgaatcccagggcatgctgcgtgactccagccaggtctcctaagcaaccaaattggcccggttgctaaggagggtagtcacatggggtaacctcctcgtggtcgctataatgtggggcgtgtggtgagttgtgcgtggatgccgcagtgaaTGGTGTGAAGagccacacgcgctatgtctccgtagtaaagtgctcaacaagccacatgataagatgtgcgggttgacagcctcagacgtggaggcgactgagattcatcctccaccacccggattgaggcctCACTACGCCACCTTGCATtgagaattggggagaaaatttttttgtaatatttaatgtgttgccTTGGCAACACTATTTAATAGATCTGGAACCCCTTCAAAAATTTGAATCAGCGGTGTTCAGACATTAAACAATTTTGAAACAATTTGGGTAAATGTAAAAGGATTATTTCAAAGTGTGTTGTAAGTGCCACaattcctgctgccagttggtggtgttGTGGCCCACAGTAGCCACATCCATGCGATCAGCCCCAAGACCAAGCATACAgatcaattttgatctaaatcaaatgcacacagaagatatgagacaaatCCTGTTTCCCATTTATTTACCTTAATTTATTGCCTAGCCATGACAACGCCATTCAATATATCAAAAATCAGTTCGCAATTTAGCAtgttcaatgtcttggcataacaTTGACTACATTTGGTGACAATCACATGAATCTCTTAGGATTATTCAAAAGTTCAGGGCCTACCATTttcaaaaaatgcacattcaatccaaaatgacagacttcctgttgggcggagctaatgactgtcattttgaaagttgtccggcttgatgagaacaatttAAGTCACAAGTTTGTTGACCATATAAGAAACTGACCCAACAACTTTTGTCAAAAGTTGGTGCTACAGAGCTCCCCAGGATATAAAcgtataaacacttttactatagcacatgactcgttttaacatttgcattatataaccaacTACTTTTCCAATCatgttcaagtgtgatcaaattgtgcagtagctcaactgagagTGTTGCATGTGATAAAAGGACAGGGGTAAGAGTCCTGAAGATGATGCAAGTTGACATGTGAGCCAAAATTGCcatagaaacaccacaaaatgacatggtgtatttcatctcacatttgctttttctgacactatcagcTAGGTTTAGGATTAAGGTTTagattaaataaatttaaatttataaattttttaaatttaaaaataaatttatttatttaaatctcgATAGAGAATTAACCagaaaaacctcatctgttcggGAGAACGTTTCACTCGCTTTTAGCCCCACAGAGTGGCATTTCACTTTGGAACTGCcttgaaatatgtaattttttttgccaCAGTCACACAATGACCATTGCATGGGAGAAGGCACTCACGCTTTGAAGAAAGTTAGCAATGGGAATGATCATTTTTGACTTCATATCTGTCCAAAGAAGTAGCAggtgtttagaatttttttttgttttttttgtcctaaactttagTGTTTCTCACTTCGTGCTCATAGTATTGAATGAAAACGTCACATTCAGTCAGGCGGGCATATACAGTCTAGTCGCACAAATATTTCAACGTATCTGAAGCTCAAATCTGAAATTCAGCCTCTGCAGATGGTCAGAACTTCACACAGCTGCCATGCTGCTGAAATGACTGACCTCTGGTCTGTCATCTGTTGTGCAGTGAAAATTACGTTCTAAGTGATGTACTTAATTTGAAAGTGACGAGCACGAGATGCTGTCGAAAGATTgccttatggatttaaaaccctaagatgtacagtaaacaggaaatgaggactgattttcacttcaagcaaattggtaagtgctttttccATTGTTAATGCAACATCAGGATTTTCTTAAGTGTAAAATTTGcttcttgagcattcagtgtcagatcaagttttgaaaagtaaccgtgtacccttGCGAAACATTTTATTCCAAGCAAAGTTTTTATTGCAAATATTTGATTTTCTTCAAATTacacctccttggttctggctttcgtgtgtgaacatgtttttaaaatgtcaaattgtaTTAtaagttgactgccacgtaatgtatgattATTAATTGTACAACTGTGTTTTGGcatgaaggcctagacttaaaatgcgcCAGCTGCCATTGATGGGAGATCACAAGAaacattattttcacttacccatttgcttcaagaccaaaagaaaaaatccaatcTTACatctgaatgactttccagaagagggggaaaaaaaaagagagcggTGGATGACCGTAATATGGGAGATGCCAAATGTAATGTCACTCTGTCAGCAGCCGTAATAGAAACCCACTCATAGCTGGGGTAATtcgtttttttaaactaattccaggataatataacacaaagcataatgttataaatttacgctcaacatttaaaaaatgtataatataaaaaaaaattgcgagATTAACGCggctaaataaggcggaaacgcgtcatcacagtctgtaagAAAAGGTCTATTTATCATGACATCGGCTCTCCCGTtccacacacaaagacaaacacacaaccGCATTTATCGTCAGTGCATGTTTAATCAGTAAACTATATCCGAAGCAGGAGACTGGAAAAGATTAGCCTGGTTGCGGCAACAATATTATTTCTTTGGCTCCATGGCAGTCGGTACCACAGTACGTCAAAAGTCAATTGAATGTATCTCATGATCTTAAAGACCCTTTTCATCAATAGGCTTAATGCTTAAATGCCTGGAATTGTTTTGTTGACAATATTCGTTttgtagaatttttttatttttttagcgaTGTCCTGTTGAGTATGTAAGTAAAGCTCCAATTGAGCCGCCACTCCCTATTCGCATATtacgcagtttgcgtagggcacCAAATCCTTAGGGGTGTACCCTCGTTTCTTAAAAAgaaaggctcttacaatggaactgaatggggtCACTCCATAAACATTACAATAAAAACGGATTCAAAAGTAGTTACAACATGTTAACAGTATGTGTTTATTGTAGTTATAAAATCACGGACTAATCATCTGTGAAGTTATATTCCGTATTAAAATCCCTTTGTTTGATCAAACTTTACATAGATAAGATTAGTAAATTATTTtcacgctaaaatcatgttaacatgctatTTTGGTTGTTATGGCTATGCTTTTTAAACATGGCATttataatgtttatggactggcccaattTACATGCATTGTGCTTTACTGTAATCcccgtttttttttattttttattacttttcctGAAATAATTTTATATCACATCACAAGATATTAAGCTTTTGTGCAAGAGATTATTAGATACAATAAATTTCCCTTCTTGTTTCCAATGAGGTACAGTTGCTTTTGAATGCTCTGTAGCAGATGCATTTGCTAATAGATTAGCATTTTATAAACCAAACCTTTAGATGGTGGTTATAAGGCTAGTTAGATTGCAGACAACCTACTTATGTGTAGCTGTGAAACCCTTCCTCTAAGCAACACTGTGGATTATACACTTTGGTTGCCAACAGATTGCCAGTAATACCATTTGAAAAACACCCCTCAGAAACTTGATGCCTTTCACCCCAGTCAGATGGTGAAATGACCAAGCCCCTCTTTCCCTGGTCGGATGACAAAACTGTGAAACCACCTGGAGTATCACAGTTAGAATTGCTTCATTGTATCAAAACCGGTCAGACAAACTTCTAAACATTTTATAGTGATAAAACAAAGGAAACtgccatatattttttttcttcatttttattgaacaccatgatcaaataaaaataacataatttatttcatGGAATGTTGTTTTAACACAGAACAACtcctacatttttaaaactgGGCACAAGTTGTCTTGCTTGGTTGAGCAGAGATCAACAAGCCACAATGTGGCATCTACTTAATATTCCTCTCCTTCTTCATCCTCCTCTCCAACACTGTCTGTGCCCACCTCTTCATAATCCTTCTCCAGGGCAGCCATGTCTTCTCTGGCTTCTGAGAACTCACCCTCCTCCATACCTTCACCCACATACCAGTGGACAAAAGCCCTCTTGGCATACATCAGATCGAACTTGTGATCCAGACGAGCCCAAGCTTCAGCAATGGCTGTGGTGTTGCTCAGCATACACACGGCTCGCTGCACCTTAGCCAGATCTCCTCCAGGAACCACAGTTGGGGGCTGGTAGTTGATGCCCACCTTGAAGCCAGTGGGACACCAGTCCACAAACTGGATGGTCCGCTTTGTCTTGATAGTGGCGATGGCAGAGTTGACGTCTTTTGGAACAACATCTCCACGGTACAACAGACAGCATGCCATGTACTTTCCATGACGAGGGTCACACTTCaccatctgattggctggctcgAAGCAAGCATTGGTAATGTCAGCCACAGAGAGCTGCTCATGGTAGGCCTTCTCCGCAGAGATCACTGGGGCGTAGGTGGCCAGAGGGAAGTGGATACGTGGGTAGGGCACCAGATTGGTTTGGAACTCAGTCAGATCTACATTCAGGGCTCCGTCAAAACGCAGGGATGCTGTGATGGAGGACACGATTTGCCCGATCAGCCTGTTGAGGTTAGTGTAGGTGGGGCGCTCGATGTCGAGGTTTCTACGGCAGATGTCATA
Protein-coding sequences here:
- the LOC127653952 gene encoding tubulin alpha chain-like, translated to MRECISMHVGQAGAQMGNACWELYCLEHGIQPDGQMPSDKTIGGGDDSFNTFFSETGAGKHVPRAVFVDLEPTVIDEIRTGTYRQLFHPEQLITGKEDAANNYARGHYTIGKEIIDLVLDRTRKLADQCTGLQGFLIFHSFGGGTGSGFTSLLMERLSVDYGKKSKLEFAVYPAPQVSTAVVEPYNSILTTHTTLEHSDCAFMVDNEAIYDICRRNLDIERPTYTNLNRLIGQIVSSITASLRFDGALNVDLTEFQTNLVPYPRIHFPLATYAPVISAEKAYHEQLSVADITNACFEPANQMVKCDPRHGKYMACCLLYRGDVVPKDVNSAIATIKTKRTIQFVDWCPTGFKVGINYQPPTVVPGGDLAKVQRAVCMLSNTTAIAEAWARLDHKFDLMYAKRAFVHWYVGEGMEEGEFSEAREDMAALEKDYEEVGTDSVGEEDEEGEEY